One window of the Thermodesulfobacteriota bacterium genome contains the following:
- a CDS encoding response regulator has translation MVSARKGKVLVVEDNVMNKILVKEILNLHGYEVIEAATGEEAVEMALSGKPDIVLMDVNLPGMDGVAATRAIKDTEGFEGMPVVAITASAMKGDEEKFMGSGFDGYIPKPVDVAVLLDSIERALRQRKPG, from the coding sequence ATGGTTAGCGCAAGGAAGGGAAAGGTCCTGGTCGTCGAGGACAACGTTATGAACAAAATCCTCGTCAAGGAGATACTCAACCTCCACGGCTATGAGGTCATAGAGGCGGCAACGGGCGAAGAGGCCGTTGAGATGGCCTTAAGCGGTAAGCCGGACATAGTGTTGATGGACGTAAACCTGCCCGGTATGGACGGTGTGGCCGCTACCAGGGCGATCAAGGATACGGAGGGGTTCGAGGGGATGCCGGTCGTGGCCATTACCGCTTCGGCCATGAAGGGAGACGAGGAAAAGTTCATGGGGAGCGGTTTCGACGGCTACATCCCCAAGCCCGTGGACGTGGCGGTGCTCCTTGACAGTATAGAGCGGGCCCTGAGACAACGCAAGCCCGGTTAA